From Deinococcus yavapaiensis KR-236, a single genomic window includes:
- a CDS encoding acyl-CoA dehydrogenase family protein, protein MQTMVRDFAHDVVEPRAHEIETTNRVPDDLMRQAAELGLFGLSIPEAYGGVGLGMVGRCAVYEALGHAHMGFGGVISAHASIGTSGLVKLGTEEQKRRYLPRMATGELITGFAITEPSSGSDAANIKTKAVKHGDSFVLSGTKHYISNAPIAGLLTVIALTDAALGPRGMSAFLVEMNAPGVRVGKIDEKMGQKGALSAEVIFEECEVPAANLLGRENEGYKEALKILTNGRVGIAARASGAMEHLIELSTAHAKTREQFGRPIAEFQAVQFMLAEMAADLETSRALWQKVAWMVDEGADVQKMASIAKLHATEALSRVADKAVQIAGGMGYMKDYPVERWYRDQRLLRIYEGTSEIQKLIIARALLA, encoded by the coding sequence ATGCAAACCATGGTGCGCGACTTCGCGCACGACGTCGTCGAGCCTCGCGCGCACGAAATCGAGACGACGAACCGCGTGCCCGACGACCTCATGCGGCAAGCAGCGGAGCTCGGGTTGTTCGGGCTGTCCATCCCCGAAGCGTACGGCGGCGTGGGCCTCGGCATGGTCGGGCGTTGCGCGGTGTACGAAGCGCTCGGGCACGCCCACATGGGCTTCGGCGGAGTGATTTCCGCGCACGCCTCGATCGGCACCAGCGGCCTCGTGAAGCTCGGCACCGAGGAACAAAAGCGCCGTTACCTGCCGCGCATGGCGACGGGCGAGCTCATCACGGGCTTCGCGATCACCGAGCCGAGCTCGGGCAGTGACGCGGCGAACATCAAGACGAAGGCCGTGAAGCACGGCGATTCCTTCGTCCTGAGCGGCACGAAGCACTACATCTCCAACGCGCCCATCGCGGGCTTACTGACCGTCATCGCCCTCACCGACGCCGCGCTCGGGCCACGAGGCATGAGCGCGTTCCTCGTCGAGATGAACGCGCCGGGCGTGCGCGTCGGGAAGATCGACGAGAAGATGGGTCAAAAGGGCGCGCTCTCGGCCGAAGTCATCTTCGAGGAGTGCGAGGTGCCCGCCGCGAATCTCTTGGGGCGAGAAAACGAAGGCTACAAGGAAGCCCTCAAGATCCTGACGAACGGCCGCGTCGGCATCGCGGCGCGGGCGAGCGGCGCCATGGAGCACCTTATCGAACTCTCGACCGCGCACGCCAAGACCCGAGAGCAATTCGGTCGGCCCATCGCCGAGTTTCAAGCCGTGCAGTTCATGCTCGCCGAGATGGCGGCGGACTTGGAGACGTCGCGCGCCTTGTGGCAAAAGGTCGCGTGGATGGTCGACGAGGGCGCCGACGTGCAGAAGATGGCGTCCATCGCCAAGCTTCACGCGACGGAGGCTTTGTCACGGGTGGCCGACAAGGCCGTGCAGATCGCGGGCGGCATGGGCTACATGAAAGACTATCCCGTCGAGCGTTGGTACCGCGATCAACGCCTTCTTCGCATCTACGAAGGCACCTCGGAAATCCAGAAGCTCATCATCGCCCGCGCCTTGCTCGCCTGA
- a CDS encoding arginine--tRNA ligase: protein MTVNVKAALKSAVEEAGRALGATIEAVVQETPPDKPGDYGTPAAFLLAKALRQNPAQIAAKLAESVVLPLGVARAEAVGPYLNFFLDPGAFVQAVVQGEGRVDVKPGKVVVEHTAVNPNKELHVGHLRNVVLGDSMARVFKAAGHRVEVQNYIDDTGRQAAESLFARDHYYPNGWQDAFEAWRVNQPAWKARLDHWLGELYVRLNADPRKAELEPGIRDVMHKLEAGELRTEIEEMVKAQLQTCFALGAEYDLLTWESDIVGSGFLKRAMDLLKSSPYCSHPTEGKYAGAFVMDMSEFIPGLEDPTLVLVRSDGTATYTAKDIAQQFWKFGLFEGLKYKAFMEQPSGEMLYTSHPDGEPSGDFAHATEVINVIDDRQSHPQKIVKASLAVAEANEQSERSFHLAYGTVLLEGQAMSGRKGITLSVDEVLAEAQARAKAVLGDRELGDADEVARKVGIGALRFAMLKSEPTRQIDFRWDQALALTGDTAPYAQYAAVRASKIVQRASAAGLSSQRADFARLTTLELDLAKVVARAPEILEASVRQHSPHVVAQYALDLATAFNGWYNHKDEGGKNDTNVMASPEGLREARLALVERMHAALVETLGWLGIEVPSEM from the coding sequence ATGACCGTAAACGTCAAAGCTGCACTCAAGTCCGCCGTGGAGGAGGCCGGGCGCGCCCTCGGCGCGACCATCGAGGCCGTCGTCCAAGAAACGCCGCCCGACAAGCCGGGCGATTACGGCACACCCGCCGCCTTTCTCCTCGCCAAGGCGCTTCGCCAAAATCCGGCGCAAATCGCCGCGAAGCTCGCCGAGAGCGTCGTGCTGCCGCTCGGCGTCGCCCGCGCCGAGGCGGTCGGGCCGTACCTGAACTTCTTTCTCGACCCCGGCGCCTTCGTGCAAGCGGTCGTGCAAGGCGAGGGGCGCGTCGACGTCAAGCCCGGCAAGGTCGTCGTCGAACACACGGCCGTGAACCCCAACAAGGAGTTGCACGTCGGGCACTTGCGCAACGTCGTCTTGGGCGACTCCATGGCGCGCGTCTTCAAAGCCGCCGGGCACCGCGTGGAAGTCCAGAACTACATCGACGACACGGGTCGGCAAGCCGCCGAGTCCTTGTTCGCCCGCGATCACTACTACCCGAACGGCTGGCAGGACGCCTTCGAGGCGTGGCGCGTGAATCAGCCAGCGTGGAAGGCGCGCCTCGACCATTGGCTCGGCGAGCTGTACGTGCGGCTCAACGCCGATCCTCGAAAGGCCGAACTCGAACCCGGCATTCGCGACGTCATGCACAAGCTCGAAGCGGGCGAGTTGAGAACCGAGATCGAGGAGATGGTGAAAGCGCAACTCCAGACCTGCTTCGCCCTCGGAGCCGAGTACGACTTGTTGACGTGGGAGTCCGACATCGTCGGAAGCGGCTTTCTGAAGCGCGCGATGGACTTGCTGAAGTCGAGTCCGTACTGCTCGCATCCCACCGAGGGAAAGTACGCGGGCGCCTTCGTGATGGACATGAGCGAGTTCATTCCCGGCCTCGAAGATCCCACGCTCGTCCTCGTCCGCAGCGACGGCACGGCGACGTACACGGCCAAGGACATCGCGCAGCAATTTTGGAAGTTCGGCCTCTTCGAGGGACTCAAGTACAAGGCGTTCATGGAGCAGCCGAGCGGCGAGATGCTGTACACGTCGCATCCCGACGGCGAGCCGAGCGGTGATTTCGCGCACGCCACCGAGGTCATCAACGTCATCGACGATCGTCAAAGCCATCCGCAGAAGATCGTGAAAGCGTCGCTCGCCGTCGCGGAAGCCAACGAGCAAAGCGAACGCTCCTTTCACCTCGCGTACGGCACGGTGCTTCTCGAAGGGCAGGCGATGTCGGGCCGCAAGGGCATCACTCTGAGCGTCGACGAAGTTCTGGCCGAAGCGCAAGCCCGGGCGAAGGCCGTCCTCGGCGACCGCGAACTCGGCGACGCGGACGAAGTCGCCCGCAAGGTCGGCATCGGCGCTTTGCGCTTCGCGATGCTCAAGAGCGAACCGACGCGTCAAATCGACTTTCGCTGGGATCAGGCGCTTGCGCTGACGGGCGACACGGCGCCGTACGCCCAATACGCGGCGGTGCGTGCCTCGAAGATCGTGCAAAGGGCGAGCGCCGCCGGGCTTTCCTCTCAGCGCGCGGACTTCGCGCGGCTCACGACCCTCGAACTCGACCTTGCCAAAGTCGTCGCTCGCGCCCCCGAGATCCTCGAGGCGTCGGTGCGGCAGCATTCTCCGCACGTCGTGGCGCAGTACGCCCTCGACTTGGCGACGGCCTTCAACGGTTGGTACAACCACAAGGACGAAGGCGGCAAGAACGACACGAACGTCATGGCGAGCCCCGAGGGACTGCGAGAAGCGCGCCTCGCCCTCGTCGAACGCATGCACGCCGCGCTCGTCGAGACGCTCGGCTGGCTCGGCATCGAAGTCCCGTCCGAGATGTGA
- a CDS encoding HD domain-containing protein, whose translation MLFFRPRLPAFPANSLLVGGAARDVLRRVKPKDFDWLARDPEAAAREVAARLGGSAFEIDEERGYWRAVGRGEQHDFVPLPHAVEADLARRDFTVNALAMREDGQVIDPLGGRADLKRRTLRMVSEANLVDDPLRLLRAARLSVTLGFSIEASTRETVARLARSNLPLPAFERVRDELSALLGHDRAADGVELLEDLGLLQLYLPELREGIGVTQGGFHHLDVFRHGVEALHQLIARFEDASLTLRLATLLHDVGKPRALERDSGTGRPSFHAHDRVGAEITRDVLTRLKFPLDVVERAAALVKAHMLPLPSSPREARRFVHRRRALLPDLLRLMLADREAARGPDSTPATRFAYQAAMSLVLEALEEQPAAPSPLLRGADIMALLGVDPGPIVGEALRAVEEARAVGDVKTPEDAAEFVTSHFLRRV comes from the coding sequence GTGCTCTTCTTTCGACCGCGCCTGCCCGCGTTTCCGGCGAACAGCCTGCTCGTCGGCGGTGCGGCGCGCGACGTGCTGAGGCGCGTGAAGCCGAAAGACTTCGATTGGCTGGCGCGCGACCCCGAGGCGGCGGCGCGGGAAGTGGCCGCCCGCCTCGGCGGCAGCGCGTTCGAAATCGACGAGGAGCGCGGCTACTGGCGCGCAGTCGGGCGCGGCGAGCAGCACGACTTCGTGCCGCTGCCGCACGCCGTGGAGGCGGACCTCGCGCGTCGCGACTTCACCGTCAACGCCCTCGCCATGCGCGAGGACGGCCAAGTGATCGATCCGCTCGGGGGACGAGCGGACCTGAAACGCCGAACGCTGCGTATGGTGAGCGAGGCGAATCTCGTCGACGATCCTTTGCGCCTCCTGCGAGCGGCGCGGTTGTCGGTCACGCTGGGATTCTCCATCGAGGCGTCGACGCGTGAGACCGTCGCGCGCCTCGCGCGATCGAACTTGCCCCTTCCCGCCTTCGAGCGCGTCCGCGACGAGTTGAGCGCCCTCCTCGGTCACGACCGGGCCGCCGACGGCGTGGAGTTGCTCGAAGATCTCGGCTTGCTGCAGTTGTATCTGCCGGAACTGCGCGAAGGAATCGGCGTGACGCAAGGCGGCTTTCATCATCTCGACGTGTTTCGACACGGGGTCGAGGCGCTTCATCAGCTCATCGCTCGTTTCGAGGACGCGAGCCTCACGCTGCGGCTCGCCACGCTGCTGCACGACGTGGGCAAACCCCGGGCGCTGGAGCGAGACTCGGGCACCGGACGGCCGAGCTTTCACGCCCATGACCGTGTCGGCGCGGAGATCACGCGCGACGTCCTCACGCGCCTGAAGTTCCCGCTCGACGTCGTCGAACGCGCGGCGGCCCTCGTGAAGGCGCACATGCTGCCCTTGCCGAGCTCGCCACGAGAAGCGCGGCGCTTCGTGCATCGACGCCGCGCCCTTCTTCCCGACCTTCTACGCCTCATGCTCGCCGACCGCGAGGCGGCGCGCGGACCCGACTCCACGCCCGCCACGCGCTTCGCGTACCAAGCGGCCATGAGCCTGGTCCTTGAAGCGCTCGAAGAGCAACCGGCCGCGCCGTCTCCCCTGCTGCGCGGCGCCGACATCATGGCCTTGCTCGGCGTCGATCCCGGCCCGATCGTCGGGGAAGCCTTGCGGGCCGTGGAGGAAGCGCGAGCGGTCGGGGACGTGAAGACGCCCGAAGACGCCGCCGAGTTCGTCACATCTCACTTTCTGAGGCGCGTGTGA
- a CDS encoding transporter substrate-binding domain-containing protein yields MNSSSLKRLAVLSSTALLAASSVAFADLPQVRQRGELRIVMSGEYPPFSQPGPNNTLQGFDVDVAREIARRLGVKATIIKAEFSSIIAGLQAGQFDLAVASQSKTPERERAIDFLKTPYYYDGFQLFVPSNSTATTLSGLNGGSVAVALGTVFEKYLRDQKYPNIVTYSGEQEIFLALSSGRAAGMITTRSVGSIAIKNGQKLKAAGKVLAEDNPYITLGKNNPQLKAAVERALGGMRQDGTLRRISVKWIGSDITRPTADR; encoded by the coding sequence ATGAATTCGTCATCGCTCAAACGTCTCGCCGTGTTGAGTTCGACTGCCTTGCTCGCCGCGTCGAGCGTCGCCTTCGCCGATCTGCCCCAAGTTCGTCAACGTGGCGAGCTTCGCATCGTTATGAGCGGCGAGTACCCGCCGTTCTCGCAGCCCGGCCCGAACAACACCTTGCAAGGCTTCGACGTTGACGTCGCCCGCGAAATCGCGCGTCGACTCGGCGTGAAGGCCACGATCATCAAGGCCGAGTTCTCGTCGATCATCGCGGGGCTTCAAGCCGGCCAATTCGACCTCGCCGTCGCTTCGCAGTCCAAGACTCCCGAGCGCGAGCGCGCCATCGACTTTCTCAAGACGCCGTACTACTACGACGGCTTCCAACTGTTCGTGCCGAGCAACTCGACCGCGACGACCCTCTCGGGATTGAACGGAGGATCGGTCGCCGTCGCCCTCGGTACGGTCTTCGAGAAGTACCTGCGTGACCAGAAGTACCCGAACATCGTCACGTACAGCGGCGAGCAGGAGATTTTCCTGGCGCTTTCGTCGGGTCGCGCGGCGGGCATGATCACGACGCGCTCCGTCGGTTCGATCGCCATCAAGAACGGCCAGAAGCTCAAGGCGGCCGGAAAGGTCCTCGCCGAGGACAATCCCTACATCACGCTCGGCAAGAACAACCCGCAACTCAAGGCGGCCGTCGAGCGCGCCTTGGGAGGCATGCGGCAGGACGGCACGCTGCGCCGCATTTCCGTGAAGTGGATCGGAAGCGACATCACGCGTCCAACCGCTGATCGCTGA
- a CDS encoding M20/M25/M40 family metallo-hydrolase produces MTLSSTTLPHVLSTLARTWTLELVGKPSVTSSPDEAAFGPWLASRLRSLAYFADRPDDVWLERTKDDARERFVVFALVRGRGERTVLLTGHYDVVGVENYGPLADDAGRPERLAPRLVEDLRARGSSAADRLAFTDLASGEFLPGRGLLDMKGGLGAGLAVLEAFSRHEDREGNLLFVAVPDEEDASHGMRTAAPLLPTISARHDLDFVGAVNLDAETDLGSGALGRSVFLGSVGKLLPSVLLVGRPTHAGTPFDGLSASLMASELVRLVENNPDFADPGLPGEPGTPPVLLQLADSKDRYDVTTPDTVWCAFNILTRQWGVTDVLRAFTDGARQALRCALDVTRERAERHARFAATPPATFDHAPRVLTYAELRALVDRAGKGADLDALAVRLAGDSSLDTPRVSRLLTEAAVRLADVRGPAAVVTFASLYYPAALLGDAPKALRLRRAVEKVTARLAHETGESLTVRNFFTGVSDMSFLAGRPDAEDVSAVNANSPAYGSRLTFDYDRLAECALPSVNAGPWGRDYHQRTERAHVRYAFETLPALLAALCEEMLTGEPS; encoded by the coding sequence ATGACGCTTTCTTCGACGACGCTGCCCCACGTTCTTTCCACGCTCGCCCGCACTTGGACGCTCGAACTCGTTGGCAAGCCCAGCGTGACGAGTTCGCCGGACGAAGCGGCCTTCGGTCCGTGGCTCGCGAGTCGCTTGCGAAGCCTCGCGTACTTCGCCGACCGTCCCGACGACGTGTGGCTGGAGCGCACGAAGGACGACGCGCGAGAACGCTTCGTCGTGTTCGCCCTCGTGCGCGGCCGAGGTGAGCGCACGGTCCTCCTCACCGGGCACTACGACGTTGTCGGCGTGGAGAACTACGGACCGCTCGCCGACGACGCCGGCCGTCCCGAGCGCCTCGCGCCTCGCCTCGTCGAAGACTTGCGCGCCCGCGGATCGAGCGCCGCCGACCGCCTCGCCTTCACGGACCTCGCGAGCGGCGAATTCTTGCCGGGGCGGGGCCTGCTCGACATGAAAGGCGGCCTCGGCGCGGGCCTCGCCGTCCTCGAAGCGTTCTCGCGGCACGAGGACCGCGAAGGCAACTTGCTCTTCGTCGCCGTGCCCGACGAGGAGGACGCCTCGCACGGCATGCGTACGGCCGCGCCGCTTCTGCCGACGATCTCCGCTCGGCACGACCTCGACTTCGTCGGCGCCGTGAACCTCGACGCGGAAACCGACCTCGGAAGCGGCGCGCTCGGACGCTCGGTGTTCCTCGGTTCGGTCGGCAAGCTCTTGCCGAGCGTCCTGCTCGTCGGGCGGCCCACGCACGCCGGAACGCCCTTCGACGGACTCAGCGCGTCGCTCATGGCGTCCGAACTCGTCCGTCTCGTCGAGAACAACCCCGACTTCGCCGACCCCGGACTGCCCGGCGAGCCTGGCACGCCTCCGGTGCTGCTGCAACTTGCTGACTCCAAGGACCGATACGACGTCACGACGCCCGACACCGTTTGGTGCGCCTTCAACATCTTGACGCGTCAATGGGGTGTCACCGACGTCCTCCGAGCATTCACCGACGGCGCTCGACAAGCCTTGCGATGCGCCCTGGACGTGACGCGCGAACGCGCCGAGCGGCACGCTCGTTTTGCCGCGACGCCCCCGGCGACGTTCGATCACGCGCCGCGGGTCTTGACGTACGCCGAACTGCGCGCCCTCGTCGACCGCGCGGGAAAGGGCGCCGACCTCGACGCGCTCGCCGTCCGCCTCGCGGGCGACTCTTCCCTCGACACGCCGCGCGTCTCGCGCCTGCTCACCGAGGCCGCCGTGCGCCTCGCCGACGTGCGCGGTCCCGCCGCCGTCGTGACCTTCGCGTCGCTGTACTACCCGGCGGCGCTTCTCGGGGACGCGCCGAAAGCGCTTCGCCTGCGCCGCGCCGTCGAGAAGGTCACGGCGCGCCTCGCCCATGAAACCGGCGAGAGCTTGACCGTGCGAAACTTCTTCACCGGCGTGTCCGACATGAGCTTTCTCGCCGGCCGACCCGACGCCGAGGACGTGAGCGCCGTGAACGCCAACTCGCCCGCCTACGGCAGCCGCCTCACCTTCGACTACGATCGGCTCGCCGAGTGCGCCCTTCCCAGCGTGAACGCGGGGCCTTGGGGTCGTGACTACCACCAACGAACCGAACGCGCCCACGTTCGCTACGCTTTCGAGACCCTCCCGGCCCTCCTCGCGGCGTTGTGCGAGGAAATGCTGACGGGCGAACCGTCTTAA
- a CDS encoding alpha-glucosidase/alpha-galactosidase, translated as MPRPKIAFVGAGSTVFAKNLLGDILSFEELAEADLRLYDIDEARLATTEVVAGRVAAQLGAVPSITATTDRERALDGADFVINMIQVGGYKPATVTDFEIPKKYGLRQTIADTLGVGGIMRALRTVPVLLDMSRDMERLCPGTLHLNYVNPMAMNMWALQQLSTVRSVGLCHSVQHTASLLARDLGLDVRDIDFVCAGINHMAFYLKFEHHGEDLYPRLQEIAASGRAPADNKVRYEMLRRLGYFVTESSEHFSEYVPYFIKERHPELIERFGIPLDEYPRRCENQIARWEALRTSLEDPDAPLEVRRSVEYGSLIIHSMVTGQPRVVYGNVRNDHLIDNLPRGCCVEVPCLVDRNGLQPTRVGTLPPQLAALMQTNVNVQALTVEALVTGRREHVYHAAMLDPHTAAELTLDEIWSLVDDLLDAHGDLIPPELRRDALVEA; from the coding sequence GTGCCTCGACCCAAGATCGCTTTCGTCGGTGCGGGCAGCACCGTCTTCGCCAAGAACCTGCTCGGCGACATCCTGAGCTTCGAGGAACTCGCCGAAGCCGACCTTCGCCTGTACGACATCGACGAGGCGCGTTTGGCCACCACCGAGGTCGTCGCCGGCCGGGTCGCCGCCCAACTCGGGGCCGTTCCGAGCATCACGGCGACGACCGATCGCGAGCGAGCCCTCGACGGAGCCGACTTCGTCATCAACATGATCCAGGTGGGAGGCTACAAGCCCGCGACGGTCACCGACTTCGAGATTCCCAAGAAGTACGGCCTGCGCCAAACGATCGCGGACACGCTCGGCGTGGGCGGCATCATGCGCGCCTTGCGCACCGTGCCCGTCTTGCTGGACATGAGCCGGGACATGGAGAGGTTGTGCCCAGGCACGCTGCACCTCAATTACGTCAATCCCATGGCGATGAACATGTGGGCGTTGCAGCAACTGTCGACCGTTCGCTCGGTGGGCTTGTGTCACTCCGTGCAACACACCGCCTCGCTTCTCGCGCGCGACCTCGGCCTCGACGTTCGGGACATCGACTTCGTGTGCGCGGGCATCAACCACATGGCCTTCTACCTGAAGTTCGAGCACCACGGCGAGGACCTTTATCCCCGCTTGCAGGAGATCGCCGCGTCGGGCCGCGCTCCGGCCGACAACAAGGTGCGCTACGAGATGCTGCGCCGCCTCGGGTACTTCGTGACCGAGTCGAGCGAGCACTTCAGCGAGTACGTTCCGTACTTCATCAAGGAGCGCCACCCCGAGCTCATCGAGCGCTTCGGCATTCCCCTCGACGAGTACCCGAGGCGCTGCGAGAACCAGATCGCCCGCTGGGAGGCGTTGCGGACCTCGCTCGAAGACCCGGACGCGCCGCTCGAGGTGCGCCGCAGCGTCGAGTACGGCTCGCTGATCATCCACAGCATGGTGACGGGGCAGCCTCGCGTCGTGTACGGCAACGTCCGCAACGACCACCTCATCGACAACTTGCCGAGGGGATGCTGCGTCGAGGTGCCGTGCCTCGTGGACCGCAACGGGCTGCAACCGACCCGCGTCGGCACCTTGCCGCCGCAACTCGCGGCCCTCATGCAGACGAACGTCAACGTGCAGGCGCTCACCGTGGAGGCGCTCGTGACGGGAAGGCGCGAACACGTGTACCACGCGGCGATGCTCGATCCGCACACGGCGGCGGAACTCACGCTCGACGAGATCTGGTCGCTCGTCGACGACCTTCTCGACGCGCACGGCGACTTGATTCCGCCCGAACTGCGCCGAGACGCGCTCGTCGAAGCGTGA
- a CDS encoding amino acid ABC transporter permease has translation MLDVFTPDVLNALWQGTRVTLGLTVLASVFGLGLGLVAALGRLSRLGPLRLLAGIYIEIFRGTPLLVQLFFLFFALPQLTKVTLPPFQTAVIGLSLFAGAYAAEVIRAALLSVPRGQAEAASALGLKPTQVLRLVLVPQAARIAVPGLGNQFIGLLKDSSLASVITVTELLLTTRGIVSSNYQPVPMYFAVGVIYFVLSNAAAWVFRRMEHRLARPYAVAR, from the coding sequence ATGCTCGACGTTTTCACGCCCGACGTTCTCAACGCCTTGTGGCAAGGCACGCGCGTCACGCTCGGCCTCACCGTGCTCGCGTCCGTCTTCGGCCTCGGCCTCGGCCTCGTCGCCGCCCTCGGCCGATTGTCGAGGCTGGGGCCGCTTCGTCTGCTCGCGGGCATTTACATCGAGATCTTTCGCGGCACGCCCCTCTTGGTGCAGCTCTTCTTCTTGTTCTTCGCCTTGCCGCAACTCACCAAGGTCACCTTGCCGCCCTTTCAGACGGCGGTGATCGGCCTGAGCCTGTTCGCGGGCGCGTACGCCGCCGAAGTCATTCGCGCCGCCTTGCTGAGCGTACCGCGCGGACAAGCGGAAGCGGCGAGCGCCCTGGGCCTCAAGCCCACGCAAGTCTTGCGGCTCGTTCTCGTGCCGCAAGCCGCCAGGATCGCCGTGCCCGGCCTCGGCAACCAATTCATCGGCCTTCTCAAGGACTCCAGCCTCGCCTCCGTCATCACCGTCACGGAACTGCTGCTCACCACGCGCGGCATCGTCAGCAGCAACTACCAGCCCGTCCCGATGTACTTCGCCGTCGGCGTGATCTACTTCGTTTTGTCGAACGCCGCCGCGTGGGTGTTTCGCCGCATGGAGCATCGATTGGCGCGCCCGTACGCGGTCGCTCGCTGA
- a CDS encoding glycoside hydrolase family 13 protein → MSIKTPDWVKDAVFYQIFPDRFAKSERVPKATHLQAWGDAPHPHKYQGGDLLGVVEKLDYLQSLGVNAIYFCPVFQSASNHRYHTHDYLNVDPMLGGNEALDELLREAHARGIRVVLDGVFNHASRGFFQFNDILENGPHSAYLDWFHVTAFPLSPYDGTKPANYKAWWDNRALPKFNTDSPAVREFLWSVATFWVERGVDGWRLDVPNEIDDDSFWREFRARVKAANPDAYIVGEIWHDAQRWLSGDQFDAVMNYLFTRPCLAFFGAHTLDNRVNEASGTGKVLPMDAPSFAERMTRVAAMYPDEITFAQLNLLGSHDTARFRTAVGGDESAHRLATIFQFTYVGAPCVYYGDEIGLAGGPDPDCRRAFDWDEARWDHETLELTRRLARARTTSPVLTRGTFEVMTAFAETVAYKRAFAGREAYVVLNADRTPQAVYLASLQPGSYTDVVTGGAVRIGEHHTFSVEPRSGMVLVPRE, encoded by the coding sequence GTGAGCATCAAGACGCCCGACTGGGTCAAGGACGCGGTCTTCTACCAAATCTTTCCCGACCGCTTCGCGAAAAGCGAGCGTGTCCCGAAAGCGACGCACCTTCAAGCTTGGGGTGACGCGCCTCACCCTCACAAGTATCAGGGCGGCGACTTGCTCGGAGTCGTCGAGAAACTCGATTATCTGCAAAGCCTCGGCGTGAACGCCATCTACTTCTGTCCCGTCTTCCAAAGCGCCTCGAACCACCGCTACCACACGCACGACTACCTCAACGTCGACCCGATGCTCGGAGGAAACGAGGCCCTCGACGAACTTCTGCGCGAAGCGCACGCGCGCGGCATCCGCGTCGTCCTCGACGGTGTGTTCAACCACGCCAGCCGAGGCTTTTTCCAATTCAACGACATTCTGGAGAACGGCCCGCACTCGGCGTACCTCGATTGGTTCCACGTCACCGCCTTTCCGCTGAGTCCGTACGACGGCACGAAACCCGCCAATTACAAGGCGTGGTGGGACAACCGCGCCTTGCCGAAGTTCAACACGGACTCGCCCGCCGTGCGCGAGTTCTTGTGGAGCGTCGCCACGTTCTGGGTGGAGCGCGGCGTGGACGGCTGGCGCCTCGACGTGCCCAACGAAATCGACGACGACTCGTTTTGGCGTGAATTTCGCGCGCGCGTTAAAGCGGCCAATCCCGACGCGTACATCGTCGGCGAGATTTGGCATGACGCGCAGCGTTGGCTGTCGGGCGACCAGTTCGACGCCGTCATGAACTACTTGTTCACGCGCCCGTGCCTGGCGTTCTTCGGAGCGCATACCCTCGACAACCGCGTCAACGAAGCGTCGGGAACCGGCAAGGTCTTGCCGATGGACGCGCCGTCCTTCGCCGAGCGCATGACGCGCGTCGCGGCGATGTACCCCGACGAAATCACCTTCGCGCAGCTCAACTTGCTCGGCAGCCACGACACCGCTCGGTTTCGCACGGCCGTCGGCGGGGACGAAAGCGCGCACCGCCTCGCGACGATCTTCCAATTCACGTACGTCGGCGCGCCTTGCGTGTACTACGGCGACGAGATCGGCCTCGCGGGCGGCCCCGATCCCGACTGCCGCCGCGCCTTCGATTGGGACGAGGCGCGCTGGGACCACGAGACCTTGGAGCTCACGCGGCGCCTCGCGCGCGCGCGCACCACGTCCCCCGTCTTGACGAGGGGCACCTTCGAGGTCATGACGGCCTTCGCAGAGACCGTCGCGTACAAGCGCGCCTTCGCCGGACGCGAAGCGTACGTCGTCCTCAACGCCGACCGCACGCCGCAAGCCGTGTACCTCGCGTCCTTGCAGCCCGGATCGTACACCGACGTCGTGACCGGAGGAGCCGTGAGGATCGGCGAACACCACACGTTCTCCGTCGAGCCGCGAAGCGGTATGGTGCTCGTACCGAGAGAGTAA